TTTCCCCGGGCAGGGTGCAGGGttgacccccgccccggccccccgccatcTCTTCTAAATTCCTGGGGCTGCAGAGGGGACATGAAAACCAGAAGATGGAATAAAAGGAGCGGAGGCATAGTGAGGTTTTTAGGATACGAGTTAaacatagggtaataataataatgatgatggaatttgttaagcgcttattatgtgccaagctccggtctaagcggtgggggagatacaaggtaatcaggttgtcccatgtggggctcacagtcttaatacccattttacagataaggtaactgaggcacagagaagttaaatgacttgcccaaagtcacacagccgacaaatggcggagccgggactagaacccacatcctctgactcccgagcccgggctctttccgctaaaacACACTGCTTTCTCccagggcagcagtgtggcctagtggaaagaacacgggtccgggagtcagaggacctggtcgctaatcccggctccgtcacctgtccgaCGAGTGaccttggtatctgttaatcaattactacgtgccaagcacggtcctaagtactgggatagatacccgaTAACCTGGTCCCtttcggggttcacagtctaagtaggaaggagaacaggtatcatattcccattctgcagatgacgaaactgacacggagaagttaaatgacttgcccaaggtcacacaacaggcaattgacagagttggaaatagaacccaggtcccctgactcacaggctgatgttctttccaccaggccacgctgcttttcaagccacttcacttcttgggcaagccactatacttccctgagcctcaggtacctaaTGGGGATGGCAACATCTGTCCACCCTCCAATTCAGACTGCCGGTTTCCCGCGGAACAGAgaccgtgcctgacctgatcgtcttttacctaccccagcgcttagtacagcgctattCGGCGCCTAGTAAATGCTTGACCAGTACcattaatgaatgaaaaaacacACCAAGAAAACATCCCTTTCCGGGGCTCCCATCTCTCCCGTCTCACCTTGCTGTCGGAATCTTTCTGCCCTATCTCCGCCTGGACGATGAAGATGAGGGCGTCGACGAGCCCGTCGCACTCCCGGAGCTTGCGGCGAGCCTCGCTCCGCTCCGAGCTGACGTTCctgcggggagaggaagaggccgaAGAGGAGCTGAGGCGGCCGGCCTCAGAGCCCTACCCGGGAGCCCCCGCCCGTGCCTGGATTTTGGTTCCTGCGCGTTTGTAGGTCGGAGTCCCGCCCCAGCCCGCCGCGTACCTGAGGCAGCCGGCGGTGTTGGTGAGCACCGACTCCCATTCGATGTGGCGCGGTTTGCAGTCCTCGTTGGGTTCTCGCTCCCAGCCGGAATGGGGGATGATCACCTCGTCCGTCAGGGCGTGCAGCGCGTGATCCACGATCTCCATCTTGATCGAGTCGTGGGAGGAGAGATTCCACAGCGTGCCTGGAAGAGACGGGTCCCGTGAGCCCCCGCGACCCGCGCCCTCAACCACCCCGCTACCCCaacggctcctcgagggcagagatcaggagGTCTATTCCCCGGCGCCGAGTCCGGACTCGAAAAACGCCGACGGGCGAGCCCTCCCGACCGCAGGGTCCGCGTGGGCGGGGAtggcaaggaagcagtgtggcctggtggaaagagcacgaggtctgagagtcggaggactttggggctaatcacagctccgccactcgtctgctgtgtgatcctggacaagtcactcctaccccagcgctcagaacagtgcctgacacacagtaagcccttcacaaatatcatcattattattattattctctgagcctgttactccgtctgaaagatggggacaaaatcctactctctcctacttacagtTGTGAGCCCCGTGCTGGACGGGGACCGCATCCATCCTTGAtcgtctcatatctaccctagcgtttaatattcattcattcattagtatttattgagcacttactatgtgcagagcactgtactaacctagCTAACttacctagcacatggtaagcaattaagtaccaaaagaaaaaaaaataggggggactggagtgggggatgggggaaaatgtgtctactgattctgttgttttgtcatttttttttaagatatctgtttaacatttattaagagtcaagcacggttctagatccaagttaatcaggccggacacagaccctgtctcacacggggctcacagtctaagtcgtggaaactgaagcccagagctgtgagccccactaacgtcacacagcaggcaagcggcaggggtgggatcagaacgcaggtcctcggctcctctagaccgtaagctcgttacgggcagggaatgtgcctgttatactgttacagggcactctcccaagtgcctgcacccagtaagcgctcgataaacgcgacTGACCGACCCAGGCCGCGAGGCGACACTGCTCgtcttctcccaggtgcttcccCCAGTGCTCTGGCACACGGAAATACCACAGGCGGATCGACCGACGGGCCGCCCGTCCCAAGACACTAGCCGGACGGTCGAAGACACGGTCCCCCAACTCCCGGTCCCCACCCTGGCCCCTGGCAGGACGTCTTCTGAGCGgctccccgccctcagccccaggaGGGCCGTCTtcctgccccccgccacccctctgCCCCGAGGCTCACCGGTGATGACTTCGGTGAGGTCCAGGTCCCGAGCCTTGCGCAGCAGGCGCACGAGGGCGGGAACGCCGTCGCAGTTCTTGATGGCCACCTTGTTGTCCTGGTCCCGGCCGAAGGAGATGTTCTTCAAGGCTCCGCAGGCCCCGTGGTGCACCTCCTTCTGGGGATGGTCCAGCAGCCCCACCAACACGGGGATGCCCTTCAGCTTCCGCACGTCCGTCTTCACCTTATCGTTGCGGTAGCACAGGTGCTGCAGGTAGGCCGCGGCATTCGACTTGACCGCGTCCAGGCGGAAGCCCAGCATGGCGATCACCTCGGGCAGCTCCGGCTGCCGCCAGTTGGGGGGCGGTGGGCCCCCTTTGCGGAGGCTGTCTAGGCTCGCCAGGCTGCCCCGCTCGTGCTGGGCCAGGGGAGCCCAGTAGTACTGGTCGGAGGGCACCTCCTCGCCGATTATGTCTTCGTAGCTCCTGGAGGGGaccggagggaagggggagagggttagACCCTTGGGATCTGACAACTCACCTCCCTGGGTCCCCCCAAACCTTCACCCTACAttgcccgggctggggagacgttggcgggggtgaggaactcaccccatcacccctcccccagatctACTCCGCCCTTGGCTGTGTACCGCTTCGGCACTTCGAGACAACTCCAGACCTGTGGCACTTGGGGTCATAACCTTATACTCTTCTACGCCCCccatccaatccatcagtggcacttactgagcaccgacCGTAtacagtactaaacgcttaggggggtacactatatcagagttggcaggcacaacaagcctagtctagtgggggaggtggaCACTGATGTAAATGCATGCCAGCTACGTACATTAgttctgtggaactgagggaggggtgaatgaaggctgCGAATCCAAgagcaaagatgacacagaagggagtgggagaaggggaaatgaaggcttagggaaggcctcttggagacaggCCTACCTTAGCAGTtgtggagagtgattgtcagttaATCTATCCCTAATCTAGTTAATGCCCATCTtaccccgtagactgtaaactctttggggatcgtgtctaccaactgttgttggtacactcccaagcactcagtacggtgttctgcacacggtaagcacccaataaacgcCACGGATCgaaggaagagaagtgaggtcCGGCTCCCCCGAGCCCAGTGAGCCCGGCTGGCCGCGAGGtcggtttgtttttttccacgGCAACTCCTCCGGGTCTGGCCTTGCCCTGTGTGTAGACTGCTTTAGCGTTGGGCGTGCCTCCCGTTTACTACCTCTAGGTCTCACGGAAGTTAAAAACCAATCTGGGGGCCCAGCGACGGCTCGTTCGTCCGAGAGCCCTTTCCGGCCCGTGGCGTCGCCTCGTACGGAGAGCGTGGCCTTTTGGCCCGGAAGATTATGAGACCCGGAGAAATCAaagcctggcccaaggtcacgcaagtcGGCAAAGCAGCTGGGAGGGGAACTTCGTGACCTCAGATTAGACGGGATACGAGGCGTTGGCACAGGAAGTAGTCATGGGGCGAGGAGACTTCGGCAGGCTGCGGGTTCCGGCTTTCCCCCGCTTTCTttcaggggaaaagttaaggtccgaggaagggcaggggagatgacACATCACGCCAACTCCTGACCTCTGGACCAAGGCTAGCGTGAGATGTCACTAGATTGTacgatcattatgggcaggggtcatgtgtaTCGACTCTGTTTTAgggtactcccccgagtgcttagtacagagctctgcacccagtaagtgctcaataaataccaatgactgatggcTGACCCTAATGAGCCCGTAGTcagctccccgccctcctccaccCACACATTCACACGTGTCTCTACAGGCCCATTTCCTCTTAACTACTATCACCTTGAGGGGGTGTCTGCCCTTTGGGATCGGAAGCAGAGAGGATGAGAGGCCCCGCTCAAAAAAGGCAAAGGGCACCCCGAGTTGGGCTTCTCACTTGGTAGGACACCGGAGACGATTCCCTCTGGCCTCAGTACTAGCAGCCAGTTGCCTGAGGAGGGAGAGTCTGTTACACCGGAACGGGCTTCCCACCCCTAGGATGACCTCACTTCAATCCGGGCCTGCCCACCTAGGAGAAGAGACGCTCCACCGGCCTGACCGGGACCCGGGCACGCTTCAAGACTGTGCCCGGCTAGGCCCCTCAAGGGTCACACAGACATCCTTGGTCTAgtgagacgggcctgggagtcagaaggatctccagctctaccacttggctgagcgaccttgggcaagtcgcttaatttctctgtgcctccgttacctcatctgtaaaatggggcttaatgcTGTGACGCCTGTGtgaggcacggactgtgtccaacccgatcggcttgtatctttcccagtacttagaactgtgcttgacacatagtaagcgcttaacaaatgccgtgttATTATCATCCGCAAAAGGCTTCTCAGAAAAAATTCGTCTTTCCCTACTAACCCACGGTTCCCCTAAACGCTATGTCttagagcggggccgggggggctcaGGAATTCTTCGGGAATTATCCACCTTCAACCTGCCCTTCTCCCTTGACACTCCCAATGTCCACGTTTAGACTGCCTTTCCCTCCGGGATTCACGGGTTCCTAGATTCCCTCACCAGCCCCCTCTCAGAGCCTTCGAAGAGCTAGGAGAGGGTCCGGAGAGGGGCAGTGGGGTGCCAGCTTCCCCACAAGAAGCTGTCAAAAACTAGTTCCGGAACAGAAAGACCCTAAATGCTATTCCTGGAGGGACTCACGTGGTCAGACCCCAGTCTGACACTGGCGTCTGGTTCTCCGTTCTCTGGATTCCCGCGGTAGCCCCTCGGAGCTGTAAACCCACAGGCTATTCCGAGTCGCTCCCAGAAGTCACTACCCTCTCGAATCGCCGCACAGAATCCTCGGAATCAGGTAACCGGAGCCATCGCTACGGGAGGGCCTCCCCCGGCGGCCCCAACTCCCGGCCCTGCGTGTTTCCCCGGCCTCACTCCTTAAGCCCAAACGGGAACCAGCAGAATGTTCTCGTTCAACGAGCAGATTCTAAAGCCAGACCCAAGCGATTCTGGCACCAGCCCAGGGCTCTGACCCATCTGAACAGAAACCTGTCTGTCCCCGGGCACCAGCTGCCCCGCCCCCGCAACACGGACCCTGTTCGTTGTCCcgttcctcccccccgcccaccccccacctgGGGCCAGACATTCCTCTCCACTGAGGAAACAGCCCAGTTCCCAGGGCCAACACCCCGAAGGTCAGGAGCTGTTCGAGACTGCCCGGGGCCGCCCATCGGGGCAGCACCAGCTTAACCCGATGTCCCTTCGACAATAAAGGGTGAGTCAGGGATGAGAGAGGAAAGCCCGTCCCAGAAAAGAGAGTAAGCAGGGCTGGGGCGGGTGACTCGAACAGGGACTAAAGGACTTTGCTCCCAGTCTTGCCCTTTGATTGCTGGGGACACCCACGATGGGATCAAGGCCCTGGAGCTTGTGGGgtccgggggagacggaaagatgGAGACGGCATCTCTCGCTGCTCCCGtaatttcccctcccaccccactgggGTCTGCCATTCCCAAGCTCCCGTTAgctacctccctttcctcctttaggCCCTTGGATCCTATCTCCAGCCACCCAGTCTTTCCCAACTGACCAAAGGAGAGGTCTGCGGGCCGGCCCGTTTCTAGGCCCCCGTAATCCCATTTGAGAGCCCGGTGTCGGCGTAGAGAGGACGCTCCTCTTTGCGAATGGGAAAAAGAGTCAACTGTTCTTCAACCCAACCCCGGCATCACGAATGCCCGTTCGCTCGGTGAGGAACTTTAGAGCCTCCCAGAGGCGGAGAAGCCGTAACCTCAGGCCAGGGGGAGCGGGACATCCATCGAGAGAGAAATGTCCAGTAGCGACGAAGATAACGCACTGTGGGGCCACTCTGCGTTGAGCTCAACTCCTTGAGCTCTGAAGGCTAATTCACACCCCGGCCCTCACACGGCTCCCCGGCACAAGCAGATGACCACGTCGAGGTGGACGAAGAAAGCTCAGGTTAGAAGGAGGCGGCCCCCCACCCTcttaagcttgatgtgggcagggaatgtatccttttattgttgcaccgtactctcccgagcgttcagtacggtgctccacgcacagtaagcgctcaataaatacgaccgaatgaactgtcctctcccacagCAGTCGGGCCCCCCACGGGCGGGCCTCCCCGGTCCCCTCCCGCCGTCCGCGAGGGGCCGAAGGAAGGGTCTCCCCTTCCGGCCCCGGGGCTCCgaccgcgccccctcccctcacctgagCCGCCGGCGGGGGTCGGAGGGGGTCCCGGTGCGGCGGGCCGTGCCGTATTCGGGCATCAGGCCGTAGTCCAGCTCGTCGTAGCCCACGCTGCGCTGGTCATCCTCCAGCCCGTAGGGCTCCGGGTGGAAGCGGTGCAGATCCATGCTGCTCCCGCCCACCCGCACCTGGGGCTGCGGCCCGTAGACATCCTGCCGGCTGGGGGCCCGATAGCCTTCCATGCTGGGCCGATAGCGCTCCTCGATGCGCGTCACCCGGGACAGACTGCCGTAGTTGTCGCCCCCGCCCGGGTAGCCGTCCTCGTAGTGGCGGCCGTAGCCGTCCGGGGGGTAGTGGAAGTTCCGGGGGAGGGTGGCGGTGCCCGCCTGGCCCACGTAGGGGCCGGGCCCGCCGTTGCCGTTCTTGCGGAAGTCTCGGCCCAGGGTCTGGATGTAGTTGTTGGAGACGGAGGAGCCGTCCGCCGGGAGCCCATCGGGCCCCACCGGGACCTGCTGGACCGTCCGCGTCGTGACCGTCTTCACCACTTTCTTGACCTTGGCGACGGGCGGAGGAGGAAACGGAGCGGTGAGGAACTCCTCGTCTCCGCTCTCTAGGGCGGCGAGGCCCCGCTTCGCCCCACATCCCTCCCTCGGCGCtcagcttccctctccctcccacggcTGACTTTCCACCGGTCAACTCTCACCCAAGCGCTTTACGGTGCTACGCCCGCggaaagcgctgaataaatgccattactgttcCCACTCACCACCTGCACAACCGTGGGCCCGAACCCCCTTCCGTTGCGGGCTCTTTCCCTGCAACCCCCACCCAACTCACCGTGGTCTCGGTTCGCCGGGTGGTACCGTCGTCGGAGGTCTCCACTGAGACGACGGACATGGCTCCTTCGGGGTCCTCCTCAGTGTAGGTCTCCACAATCTGCCCTGGCTCCTGCATCCTGGGAATGGTACTATACAGTAGGTGACTGTGATCctttgggggagagaggagaggagactgaAGAGTCCCTGCCAGGCCTCAGAAATGGACAGCTGgctcaatgaagcagcgtggcctaggggaaagagtccgggcctggggttcgaatcccccccgccgctcgcctgctgtgtgaccttgggtaggtcacttcatttctcgggccCTCAGTTTCTCTCTCGGGAAAACggagattcgatccctgttctccctcctacttcggacCGTGAACCACACGGGGCACGGGggcctgtgcccgacctgatatGCTGAATCCACCCCAAGCCTtgctgcagtgctcggcacataggagggacttaataaatatcacgatgattattatttcaGATAGGAGGACATCCCTCAGGAGGTGAGAAGCGGAGGCAgtctcttccccgcccccgcctGCCGAACCCCACGGGCCTCTGGGCACTGACGTCCCTAAAGAAGAGACACTGCAAGTGTTGCTGAGCCAACAAATCAAAGACAGAGTTTCTATTTCAGAAGTAAAATGGACCGGAATTCCCCCCGGAGAGCTACAGCCCGGATTGGCTACGAGAGGTCGCTCGGGCCCCGCCCGAGCCTCAAGTGGGCCATCTGGTCGGTTCAAACCGGACGGGGCCATTCTGCAAAGTCATCAGCTCGACCTCTGACAAAGGAATGCGGGGGGTCGGTGGAGCCGGGGCGGCGTGTTCGGCCGAGAGGGCCACCGGGCAACCACCGCCGGTATCGCCCGCCCTCGGAGTTTGGCCTAGACCCAATCCCCGGCCCGCACGGAGCAGAGCTTCCCGGCCTCGGAGGTTACCTGTGGTCCGTTGAGTTTCAGATCTGAAAATTTCTGCCTCTCCAGGTCAGCATCGCCCACGAACCGTCCGTTCTGAAAGAGATCCCAGAAGGGGAGCGGTTGGCCGTGAAGCGAGGCCGTGCTCTGCCCAAACCCAACACCCTCCCCGAATagcaccctttcccctccccacgccACAGAAGGGTTGGGCCCGAGAGAGGGTCTTCCCCCGGGGGGAGCCAGGGGCAGGAGAGCACCCGGCCAAGTAACACCCTTGCCCTCACCCCACCTTGACCGCCAGGGCCGACACCCGGGAACTAGGCCCCGATCTTTTGGCTTTATTCTGGGGGCCAGGGCGCCTCGCGGGGGCTCCGACGAGTTCCCCGTCAGCTCAAGTCTCCTTGAAGAGTCACGATGTTTCCAAGGAGCcgaagaggcagggctgggaattTCCAGAAGCATAATCGACTGCTCTAGAGAACCGCTGTCAACGAAGGCCGCTCGGCCCTGGAAACCCCCACCACGAACGTacgctcttccaagaggctcatTGTTGGAAGAATTAGGAATTCCTCCTGCAAGAGGCA
This portion of the Ornithorhynchus anatinus isolate Pmale09 chromosome 3, mOrnAna1.pri.v4, whole genome shotgun sequence genome encodes:
- the CTNND1 gene encoding catenin delta-1 isoform X1, with product MDDSEVESTASILASVKEQEAQFEKLTRALEEERRHVSAQLERVRVSPQDAHPILANGTLTRRHQNGRFVGDADLERQKFSDLKLNGPQDHSHLLYSTIPRMQEPGQIVETYTEEDPEGAMSVVSVETSDDGTTRRTETTVKKVVKTVTTRTVQQVPVGPDGLPADGSSVSNNYIQTLGRDFRKNGNGGPGPYVGQAGTATLPRNFHYPPDGYGRHYEDGYPGGGDNYGSLSRVTRIEERYRPSMEGYRAPSRQDVYGPQPQVRVGGSSMDLHRFHPEPYGLEDDQRSVGYDELDYGLMPEYGTARRTGTPSDPRRRLRSYEDIIGEEVPSDQYYWAPLAQHERGSLASLDSLRKGGPPPPNWRQPELPEVIAMLGFRLDAVKSNAAAYLQHLCYRNDKVKTDVRKLKGIPVLVGLLDHPQKEVHHGACGALKNISFGRDQDNKVAIKNCDGVPALVRLLRKARDLDLTEVITGTLWNLSSHDSIKMEIVDHALHALTDEVIIPHSGWEREPNEDCKPRHIEWESVLTNTAGCLRNVSSERSEARRKLRECDGLVDALIFIVQAEIGQKDSDSKLVENCVCLLRNLSYQVHREIPQAERYQEAPTTGANHAGPHAASCFGTKKGKDEWFSRGKKPMEDPASDIVDFPKRTSPARGYELLFQPEVVRIYISLLKESKTPAILEASAGAIQNLCAGRWTYGRYIRSALRQEKALSAIADLLTNEHERVVKAASGALRNLAVDVRNKELIGKHAIPNLVKNLPGGQQNSSRNFSEDTVVSVLNTINEVIADNLEAAKKLRETQGIEKLVLINKAGNCSEKEVRAAALVLQTIWGYKELRKPLEKEGWKKSDFQVNLNNATRSQSSHSYDDSTLPLIDRNQKADKKPDREEIQMSSMGPNSKSSDNYATLSERGDHNRTLDRSGDLGDMEPMKGNPLMQEEGEESLQELDELFLDEGDE
- the CTNND1 gene encoding catenin delta-1 isoform X2: MDDSEVESTASILASVKEQEAQFEKLTRALEEERRHVSAQLERVRVSPQDAHPILANGTLTRRHQNGRFVGDADLERQKFSDLKLNGPQDHSHLLYSTIPRMQEPGQIVETYTEEDPEGAMSVVSVETSDDGTTRRTETTVKKVVKTVTTRTVQQVPVGPDGLPADGSSVSNNYIQTLGRDFRKNGNGGPGPYVGQAGTATLPRNFHYPPDGYGRHYEDGYPGGGDNYGSLSRVTRIEERYRPSMEGYRAPSRQDVYGPQPQVRVGGSSMDLHRFHPEPYGLEDDQRSVGYDELDYGLMPEYGTARRTGTPSDPRRRLRSYEDIIGEEVPSDQYYWAPLAQHERGSLASLDSLRKGGPPPPNWRQPELPEVIAMLGFRLDAVKSNAAAYLQHLCYRNDKVKTDVRKLKGIPVLVGLLDHPQKEVHHGACGALKNISFGRDQDNKVAIKNCDGVPALVRLLRKARDLDLTEVITGTLWNLSSHDSIKMEIVDHALHALTDEVIIPHSGWEREPNEDCKPRHIEWESVLTNTAGCLRNVSSERSEARRKLRECDGLVDALIFIVQAEIGQKDSDSKLVENCVCLLRNLSYQVHREIPQAERYQEAPTTGANHAGPHAASCFGTKKGKGKKPMEDPASDIVDFPKRTSPARGYELLFQPEVVRIYISLLKESKTPAILEASAGAIQNLCAGRWTYGRYIRSALRQEKALSAIADLLTNEHERVVKAASGALRNLAVDVRNKELIGKHAIPNLVKNLPGGQQNSSRNFSEDTVVSVLNTINEVIADNLEAAKKLRETQGIEKLVLINKAGNCSEKEVRAAALVLQTIWGYKELRKPLEKEGWKKSDFQVNLNNATRSQSSHSYDDSTLPLIDRNQKADKKPDREEIQMSSMGPNSKSSDNYATLSERGDHNRTLDRSGDLGDMEPMKGNPLMQEEGEESLQELDELFLDEGDE
- the CTNND1 gene encoding catenin delta-1 isoform X3, with translation MDDSEVESTASILASVKEQEAQFEKLTRALEEERRHVSAQLERVRVSPQDAHPILANGTLTRRHQNGRFVGDADLERQKFSDLKLNGPQDHSHLLYSTIPRMQEPGQIVETYTEEDPEGAMSVVSVETSDDGTTRRTETTVKKVVKTVTTRTVQQVPVGPDGLPADGSSVSNNYIQTLGRDFRKNGNGGPGPYVGQAGTATLPRNFHYPPDGYGRHYEDGYPGGGDNYGSLSRVTRIEERYRPSMEGYRAPSRQDVYGPQPQVRVGGSSMDLHRFHPEPYGLEDDQRSVGYDELDYGLMPEYGTARRTGTPSDPRRRLRSYEDIIGEEVPSDQYYWAPLAQHERGSLASLDSLRKGGPPPPNWRQPELPEVIAMLGFRLDAVKSNAAAYLQHLCYRNDKVKTDVRKLKGIPVLVGLLDHPQKEVHHGACGALKNISFGRDQDNKVAIKNCDGVPALVRLLRKARDLDLTEVITGTLWNLSSHDSIKMEIVDHALHALTDEVIIPHSGWEREPNEDCKPRHIEWESVLTNTAGCLRNVSSERSEARRKLRECDGLVDALIFIVQAEIGQKDSDSKLVENCVCLLRNLSYQVHREIPQAERYQEAPTTGANHAGPHAASCFGTKKGKDEWFSRGKKPMEDPASDIVDFPKRTSPARGYELLFQPEVVRIYISLLKESKTPAILEASAGAIQNLCAGRWTYGRYIRSALRQEKALSAIADLLTNEHERVVKAASGALRNLAVDVRNKELIGKHAIPNLVKNLPGGQQNSSRNFSEDTVVSVLNTINEVIADNLEAAKKLRETQGIEKLVLINKAGNCSEKEVRAAALVLQTIWGYKELRKPLEKEGWKKSDFQVNLNNATRSQSSHSYDDSTLPLIDRNQKADKKPDREEIQMSSMGPNSKSSDNYATLSERGDHNRTLDRSGDLGDMEPMKGNPLMQKI
- the CTNND1 gene encoding catenin delta-1 isoform X5 — encoded protein: MQEPGQIVETYTEEDPEGAMSVVSVETSDDGTTRRTETTVKKVVKTVTTRTVQQVPVGPDGLPADGSSVSNNYIQTLGRDFRKNGNGGPGPYVGQAGTATLPRNFHYPPDGYGRHYEDGYPGGGDNYGSLSRVTRIEERYRPSMEGYRAPSRQDVYGPQPQVRVGGSSMDLHRFHPEPYGLEDDQRSVGYDELDYGLMPEYGTARRTGTPSDPRRRLRSYEDIIGEEVPSDQYYWAPLAQHERGSLASLDSLRKGGPPPPNWRQPELPEVIAMLGFRLDAVKSNAAAYLQHLCYRNDKVKTDVRKLKGIPVLVGLLDHPQKEVHHGACGALKNISFGRDQDNKVAIKNCDGVPALVRLLRKARDLDLTEVITGTLWNLSSHDSIKMEIVDHALHALTDEVIIPHSGWEREPNEDCKPRHIEWESVLTNTAGCLRNVSSERSEARRKLRECDGLVDALIFIVQAEIGQKDSDSKLVENCVCLLRNLSYQVHREIPQAERYQEAPTTGANHAGPHAASCFGTKKGKDEWFSRGKKPMEDPASDIVDFPKRTSPARGYELLFQPEVVRIYISLLKESKTPAILEASAGAIQNLCAGRWTYGRYIRSALRQEKALSAIADLLTNEHERVVKAASGALRNLAVDVRNKELIGKHAIPNLVKNLPGGQQNSSRNFSEDTVVSVLNTINEVIADNLEAAKKLRETQGIEKLVLINKAGNCSEKEVRAAALVLQTIWGYKELRKPLEKEGWKKSDFQVNLNNATRSQSSHSYDDSTLPLIDRNQKADKKPDREEIQMSSMGPNSKSSDNYATLSERGDHNRTLDRSGDLGDMEPMKGNPLMQEEGEESLQELDELFLDEGDE
- the CTNND1 gene encoding catenin delta-1 isoform X4; its protein translation is MDDSEVESTASILASVKEQEAQFEKLTRALEEERRHVSAQLERVRVSPQDAHPILANGTLTRRHQNGRFVGDADLERQKFSDLKLNGPQDHSHLLYSTIPRMQEPGQIVETYTEEDPEGAMSVVSVETSDDGTTRRTETTVKKVVKTVTTRTVQQVPVGPDGLPADGSSVSNNYIQTLGRDFRKNGNGGPGPYVGQAGTATLPRNFHYPPDGYGRHYEDGYPGGGDNYGSLSRVTRIEERYRPSMEGYRAPSRQDVYGPQPQVRVGGSSMDLHRFHPEPYGLEDDQRSVGYDELDYGLMPEYGTARRTGTPSDPRRRLRSYEDIIGEEVPSDQYYWAPLAQHERGSLASLDSLRKGGPPPPNWRQPELPEVIAMLGFRLDAVKSNAAAYLQHLCYRNDKVKTDVRKLKGIPVLVGLLDHPQKEVHHGACGALKNISFGRDQDNKVAIKNCDGVPALVRLLRKARDLDLTEVITGTLWNLSSHDSIKMEIVDHALHALTDEVIIPHSGWEREPNEDCKPRHIEWESVLTNTAGCLRNVSSERSEARRKLRECDGLVDALIFIVQAEIGQKDSDSKLVENCVCLLRNLSYQVHREIPQAERYQEAPTTGANHAGPHAASCFGTKKGKDEWFSRGKKPMEDPASDIVDFPKRTSPARGYELLFQPEVVRIYISLLKESKTPAILEASAGAIQNLCAGRWTYGRYIRSALRQEKALSAIADLLTNEHERVVKAASGALRNLAVDVRNKELIGKHAIPNLVKNLPGGQQNSSRNFSEDTVVSVLNTINEVIADNLEAAKKLRETQGIEKLVLINKAGNCSEKEVRAAALVLQTIWGYKELRKPLEKEGWKKSDFQVNLNNATRSQSSHSYDDSTLPLIDRNQKADKKPDREEIQMSSMGPNSKSSDNYATLSERGDHNRTLDRSGDLGDMEPMKGNPLMKI